A region of Mammaliicoccus sp. Dog046 DNA encodes the following proteins:
- a CDS encoding YerC/YecD family TrpR-related protein: MQIEKLRGKALDELFDAVLTLKTREECYQFFDDLCTVNELQSLSQRLQVAKMIKQGYTYAHIEKESGASTATISRVKRSLQWGNDAYTMILERMHIDFEK, translated from the coding sequence TTGCAAATCGAAAAATTAAGAGGTAAAGCATTAGATGAATTGTTCGATGCAGTCTTAACTTTAAAGACGCGAGAAGAATGTTATCAGTTCTTTGACGACTTATGTACAGTAAATGAATTACAATCATTATCACAACGACTTCAAGTTGCTAAAATGATCAAACAAGGATACACATATGCGCATATCGAGAAAGAATCTGGTGCATCAACTGCAACAATTTCTCGTGTGAAACGATCATTGCAATGGGGTAACGACGCGTATACGATGATACTTGAAAGAATGCATATTGATTTTGAAAAATAA